The genomic interval CCGCATCGATCACAACCTTTAATTTACCTCGCTTGGCTTTATTCGCTGTATATTTGATATAATCTTCGCAAATATTACGTTCTGTTACTGAACCTTTTGCTCTAATCTGTATATTTTGTTCTACGAGATCTGCAATTTCCTGAATATCCTCCTCGCGAACCGGCATATTCCCCAGCACGAGTTTAAACCCATTATATTCCGGTGGATTATGAGAAGCAGTAACCATAATTCCGCCCTCAGCACCACTTACTTTCAGAGCATAATAAAACATTGGAGTTGCTACATTGCCAATATCTACTACATCACAGCCTGATAATACAAGCTCATCACATAGAATCGTTTTCAGCCGCTTCGTTGATAGACGAAAATCGCCTCCAACAACGACTTTTTTTCTCGTTAATTTTGCACCGATTGCTTTTGCAATCCCTTGTACAATTTCATCTGTCAATTCAGTTTCAGCCACACCTCTAATATCACATGCTTTAAATAAGCTCATTTTAATCTCCTCTTAACATTAAAATATCAATCTTTATTTTACCTTTGAAAGAAAAACAATACAAGTATTTATATTAATGTAACCATTTTTCTTTATCTTCATAAAATATAGTAAAGTAAAACCCGCAAGGATGTGTTGCTATGCACCCTCAACTACACTTAAAAAGACTTAGTGTTGTTTTTAATAAAAGGAGGTTTATGATGGCCAGTATAGAAAAAATAGGGAAAAACATCATGCACGAAATAGCAGACGGTAAAGTTTCTCTGCAAGAAGCCTTTCGCATCTATCAACGAAACCAAGACATCATCATTGCACAGAATAAACATATCATCGACACCTTAGAAGCAATTAATCAAAAAATCCGCGAACCTGAAGAAGAATAAAAAAAATCGTGATCGTATAGCTTTTAGCTACTCGTTCACGATTTTTTTACTTTTATCAATGCTTTGTTTGTTTTGATTGACAGCTCGGGCAAATTCCATAAAAATAGAATTGTTGGCCAGTTAACTGATACGCAGTTTTTTCAGCTATTTTGTTCACAAATTCGCTCAACTCAACATCATAGATATCATCTACACGTTTACAAACTGTGCAACGTATATGAGGATGATTTTTCGTATTCGCATCATAGCGGAAGCTATCTTCTCCAACATTGAGCACTTGCACCAAACCGATTTCTCTTAGAATCTCAATCGTTTTGTACACAGTTGCTAAACTCATCGTAGGATAATGCGGTTGAAGCTGATTGAAAATTGTTTCCGCACTTGGATGCTCTGTCGTATTGTACAACACACTATAAATAGCCAAACGCTGCGGTGTAACTTTAAACCCCTTTTCCCGTAATAATGAAGTTATTTTTTGATCGTCCATATTTACACCACCTTAAAAATATTTATGAAACTCTCCATATTTTCAAGAACCGTTGCAGGAAATCTTTTTTAAAGAAAATATCATTTAAGAAATAAATATTATTAAATAGTCATCTCATGTAATCATGATACTCAACTATCTAGTATTTGTCAATATAAGTACAATAAATTTAAAAAATTCACATAAATTTGAGGAGGCTGTTCGCACTAAAATTTTATCTATATAAATCTTAATGCACCCTTAAATTCAATGTCTTTCTTTTGTCATTGACACAAAATAAACAGAAAGTCTAGGCCTAAAGCCTCCAAAATACTTGAAAAATGACCGACTTACTAAAATTCGCAAACTCACTTCGTTCAGACAAGCGAATTTCTTAACGTAAGTCGGTCATTTTTCATCCTTCGGAACGTATTTTTCCGGAAAAGGCCGGGGAACGAAAAAACTGCCGCATTCAAATGCAGCAGTCAGACTGTAAACAAAGTAGGAGGTATTCACAAAGTGAATACCTCCT from Massilibacillus massiliensis carries:
- a CDS encoding transcriptional regulator PerR produces the protein MDDQKITSLLREKGFKVTPQRLAIYSVLYNTTEHPSAETIFNQLQPHYPTMSLATVYKTIEILREIGLVQVLNVGEDSFRYDANTKNHPHIRCTVCKRVDDIYDVELSEFVNKIAEKTAYQLTGQQFYFYGICPSCQSKQTKH